DNA from Metabacillus flavus:
AAGCTGCCATTAAATAAAGGCTATGTTAAAGCAGAATAATGTTGTTTTTAACACACTTGTTGATTGGAGCGGAAGTCAACAGCCAAATTTAATAGAGCTTTAATAAAAGGCTCTGTTAAAGTCTAATGTTGATTTTTAACACCTGTTGATTGGAGTGGAAGGCGCGAGACTCCTGCGGGAGCAGCGGGACAGGTGAGACCCCGCAGGCGCAAAGCGGCGAGGAGGCTCAAGCAGCCCGCCCCGAGCAAAGCGATCGCCTGCAACGGAAATCAACAACTAAGTTTAATAGAGCCTAATAAAAAAAGAGACTGAATTCAGTCCCTTTTTTTAATATACTCGTTCATCACTTTGTAAATGGATACAATTTCTTCGGTCTTCATCCGTACAAGTCCACTTGAAGAAGGTGCAGCAAATTCCTTTACTCCGCTGATTAGCGGATCTTTTTGGAATCCCCATGGAGCTTTTTTCGCTCTTCTGTACTGAAGATAAACACCTTTTCCCACAAAACATACAATGCCAGGCTGATAGGTTTTTATTTTCTCCATCAATTCCAGCCTGCCTTCTGCATATTCCTGCTTCGTAATCTCCATCGCATTTTTTGTGGGCCTGTGTACAATGTTGGTAAACCCGAATCCTTTTTTTAAAAGAGTATGATCCTCTTCCGGCTGATAGATCCTGTCAGTAAGGCCTGCTTCAAAAAGAATTTTCCAGAAGCGGTTTGTCCGATTGGCATAATGATGTCCGGTCAAACCCGATTGAATACTGGGGTTAAATCCTGTAAAAAGAATCGTCAAGCCGCAGTCCAGCAAATCCATCGGTCTATCCATCTTTTCACCTGCTATATTTTTTTAACTTGTTCAAAGTATTCCTCAAGCGTCAGGTTTTTGTCATGAAGGGTTTTTGCCGTTTTCTTCCCAACGTATCGCAAATGCCACGGTTCGAATTTATATTCAGTAACGGCAACTTTATCATTCAAGTATCGAACGACAAACCCGTACTTATAAGCATTCTCCTTGACCCATTTTCCTTCAGGGGTATCTCCAAATTCCTTCACGAGCTCCATATTTACACTTTTGCTGGATATATCCATTGCAAGACCTGTTTGATGCTCGCTTTGACCAGGGAAAGCAACAGCTTCTTCCGCTTTCTCTTCTCCTTTAGCTGCAATTTCCTGGTTTAAAATATTCTCCTGTCTTTCATAGGAGCGGTATCCGGAAACCGCAAATAATTCCAAATTACTGTCCTTTGCGCCCTTGAACAGCGATTCAAGAGCCCTGGCAGCGGGTTCTCTCACATATTTCTGGGGAATGTCAGCATCACCGAACGAAAACGGCACATTAGGGACAGTCAAATCCTTAGGTTCATAATGTCCGGGAAGAGTGTTGTGCTTATTTACTAAAACGAGAAGATTGTCAGGATTAGAAATCACTTTTTTCCCATTCACTGCT
Protein-coding regions in this window:
- a CDS encoding M15 family metallopeptidase: MKKRLAYAIVPLVIFSGACTFPMADNKQAEKVEQPSSNTKSQTSDEMVLEGKYFNAIEAVNGKKVISNPDNLLVLVNKHNTLPGHYEPKDLTVPNVPFSFGDADIPQKYVREPAARALESLFKGAKDSNLELFAVSGYRSYERQENILNQEIAAKGEEKAEEAVAFPGQSEHQTGLAMDISSKSVNMELVKEFGDTPEGKWVKENAYKYGFVVRYLNDKVAVTEYKFEPWHLRYVGKKTAKTLHDKNLTLEEYFEQVKKI
- a CDS encoding mismatch-specific DNA-glycosylase; this encodes MDRPMDLLDCGLTILFTGFNPSIQSGLTGHHYANRTNRFWKILFEAGLTDRIYQPEEDHTLLKKGFGFTNIVHRPTKNAMEITKQEYAEGRLELMEKIKTYQPGIVCFVGKGVYLQYRRAKKAPWGFQKDPLISGVKEFAAPSSSGLVRMKTEEIVSIYKVMNEYIKKRD